The genomic window TATTCCAGGCACAGAAATTCTTGTGATAAAGAATTTGAGGGTTTGTGAAGATTGTCATGTGTTCCTCAAGCAGGTTAGCAAGATTGTAGATCGCCAGTTTGTTGTAAGGGATGCATCTCGGTTCCACTATTTCAAAGACGGGGTCTGCTCGTGCAAAGATTACTGGTGATCTTCCAAGTGTCTCACAAACATGATGGTCCAATAATAGGCTACTTTTATTTTTCGCTTGCACAGAATGTATACTACAGAGAGGATGTACTCAAAACAGAATGATTACAGAGAAATCTGAAGGTTTAAGGCTACACTAACTAAAGAAGTTTGCTTTCAGATATAAGTTCATCTTCTACAAACGGGATGGTTTTTCGGACAATCACCCTCATAGGAGCTCCTgcaagaaggaaaaagatgtGATGAAGAAATTACTGAATAAAATGGATTTTTCAGTATCAAGAGATATGTCAACTGAAAATTGCACCTCCACtagcttcatcatcttcaatacAGATTGCAGCATAATGAGAATCATCCAACTCCAAAAGGGAAAACTTCCATTCTCCATCGCATTTGTTTGTCTCCTCCAGCGAACTTGCAGTCATTTCAGTCATCTAGAGAAAACAATCAAGCGTCTTTAATTTTACCACTACTGTATGTATACTGCAAATGAAATTTCAGAAAGTGTACAACACAAAAACTAATCGCATTTGATAAACTCCTTATTCAATTCCACTGTGTAAATTAAGATCAAAACAGACCTTGCAAAGATTGTATTCTCCTTTTGTTCCAACCTTGGACTGGATTGTGAAGGTATTAAAAGGTGCAGCAGAAAAGCCTTTTCCTAATGCTTTCACATATGCCTCCTGAAAGAATCATCACAAcagttttaaaacttttgataAGCTACAATTTTCAGGCTCAAGTAAATGTGTTGTTAGTAGAAACTACCTTTAGGGTCCATAACTTAATAAATTCCTTTCTCTGAACTTCAGGGTCCGGTAAAGTTGACAAAAACTTGACTTCATCAGCAGAGTAAAATCTTTCTGCAAATGCTAAGATATCATGTTTAATCTTCCTTTCCTTGTCTTCAACATCGATACCAACCTACAGTCGTTGTAAACTGCAACtgttcaaatttaaaaacaagaaaccactaattttggaagaaaaactGGAGGCATTTGCTTGAATAGAAGACTTACCGGAACGTGTACAGTCACCCCACAGGCAATTAATGAATCTGTGTGAGAAATGTTGAAATGCAATGGTGGATTATTACAGTTCGTATAATTCTGCCAATCTACctgtaaaaatttaaacaaaaacaaatgaaattttgCCCCTAAGCCGAGACTAAGAGTTAGTCTAGTATAATCCCACAAAACTGTCTCACCTCAGGCTTCCCATACATATTCTTCTTGAACATCAAGGCCTTAGGATCGACTTCATTGTTTGTCTGATCTAGTAATAAAACCACCATTACAATTAATACTATCCAAACTCGTTAAAATCTAGAGTTTCTATAAGAAAAGTTCAATCTGCAGGTAATCACCAGATGGTAAAAACAGTAAGCTTCACAGATTCTTGATGAACTGAATAAAGAAgaattaagttttctttcaaataaagTTTTACTAGGCCATAACCTGAGAGACTTGTGTCATATACAAGGGGCAGGTTCAGGTTACTAAGATGATCAATCTTCAATTAGCAAAATCAAATAGGAAACTCCAATGGCTAATGATGGAAAACTAGATGGT from Arabidopsis thaliana chromosome 3, partial sequence includes these protein-coding regions:
- a CDS encoding 4'-phosphopantetheinyl transferase superfamily (4'-phosphopantetheinyl transferase superfamily; FUNCTIONS IN: holo-[acyl-carrier-protein] synthase activity, magnesium ion binding, transferase activity; INVOLVED IN: metabolic process, macromolecule biosynthetic process; CONTAINS InterPro DOMAIN/s: 4'-phosphopantetheinyl transferase (InterPro:IPR008278); BEST Arabidopsis thaliana protein match is: 4'-phosphopantetheinyl transferase superfamily (TAIR:AT2G02770.1); Has 1803 Blast hits to 1803 proteins in 709 species: Archae - 6; Bacteria - 1517; Metazoa - 102; Fungi - 24; Plants - 73; Viruses - 0; Other Eukaryotes - 81 (source: NCBI BLink).) — translated: MRIRVMSQLQRSLSIELPSLVPLQLPSRMETHLWFIRPDEVKSTSLLKHYSQLLSPTEKEKVLQMRGDELKKNALLARTLVRTTIARYQTNNEVDPKALMFKKNMYGKPEVDWQNYTNCNNPPLHFNISHTDSLIACGVTVHVPVGIDVEDKERKIKHDILAFAERFYSADEVKFLSTLPDPEVQRKEFIKLWTLKEAYVKALGKGFSAAPFNTFTIQSKVGTKGEYNLCKMTEMTASSLEETNKCDGEWKFSLLELDDSHYAAICIEDDEASGGAPMRVIVRKTIPFVEDELISESKLL
- a CDS encoding 4'-phosphopantetheinyl transferase superfamily, which produces MRIRVMSQLQRSLSIELPSLVPLQLPSRMETHLWFIRPDEVKSTSLLKHYSQLLSPTEKEKVLQMRGDELKKNALLARTLVRTTIARYQTNNEVDPKALMFKKNMYGKPEVDWQNYTNCNNPPLHFNISHTDSLIACGVTVHVPVGIDVEDKERKIKHDILAFAERFYSADEVKFLSTLPDPEVQRKEFIKLWTLKEAYVKALGKGFSAAPFNTFTIQSKVGTKGEYNLCKMTEMTASSLEETNKCDGEWKFSLLELDDSHYAAICIEDDEASGGAIFS
- a CDS encoding 4'-phosphopantetheinyl transferase superfamily, producing the protein MRDQTNNEVDPKALMFKKNMYGKPEVDWQNYTNCNNPPLHFNISHTDSLIACGVTVHVPVGIDVEDKERKIKHDILAFAERFYSADEVKFLSTLPDPEVQRKEFIKLWTLKEAYVKALGKGFSAAPFNTFTIQSKVGTKGEYNLCKMTEMTASSLEETNKCDGEWKFSLLELDDSHYAAICIEDDEASGGAPMRVIVRKTIPFVEDELISESKLL
- a CDS encoding 4'-phosphopantetheinyl transferase superfamily: MRGDELKKNALLARTLVRTTIARYQTNNEVDPKALMFKKNMYGKPEVDWQNYTNCNNPPLHFNISHTDSLIACGVTVHVPVGIDVEDKERKIKHDILAFAERFYSADEVKFLSTLPDPEVQRKEFIKLWTLKEAYVKALGKGFSAAPFNTFTIQSKVGTKGEYNLCKMTEMTASSLEETNKCDGEWKFSLLELDDSHYAAICIEDDEASGGAPMRVIVRKTIPFVEDELISESKLL
- a CDS encoding 4'-phosphopantetheinyl transferase superfamily (4'-phosphopantetheinyl transferase superfamily; FUNCTIONS IN: holo-[acyl-carrier-protein] synthase activity, magnesium ion binding, transferase activity; INVOLVED IN: metabolic process, macromolecule biosynthetic process; CONTAINS InterPro DOMAIN/s: 4'-phosphopantetheinyl transferase (InterPro:IPR008278); BEST Arabidopsis thaliana protein match is: 4'-phosphopantetheinyl transferase superfamily (TAIR:AT2G02770.1); Has 35333 Blast hits to 34131 proteins in 2444 species: Archae - 798; Bacteria - 22429; Metazoa - 974; Fungi - 991; Plants - 531; Viruses - 0; Other Eukaryotes - 9610 (source: NCBI BLink).), with protein sequence MSLRRMLCLLEPWFGPPLLDTNNEVDPKALMFKKNMYGKPEVDWQNYTNCNNPPLHFNISHTDSLIACGVTVHVPVGIDVEDKERKIKHDILAFAERFYSADEVKFLSTLPDPEVQRKEFIKLWTLKEAYVKALGKGFSAAPFNTFTIQSKVGTKGEYNLCKMTEMTASSLEETNKCDGEWKFSLLELDDSHYAAICIEDDEASGGAPMRVIVRKTIPFVEDELISESKLL
- a CDS encoding 4'-phosphopantetheinyl transferase superfamily — translated: MSLRRMLCLLEPWFGPPLLDTNNEVDPKALMFKKNMYGKPEVDWQNYTNCNNPPLHFNISHTDSLIACGVTVHVPVGIDVEDKERKIKHDILAFAERFYSADEVKFLSTLPDPEVQRKEFIKLWTLKEAYVKALGKGFSAAPFNTFTIQSKVGTKGEYNLCKMTEMTASSLEETNKCDGEWKFSLLELDDSHYAAICIEDDEASGGAIFS
- a CDS encoding 4'-phosphopantetheinyl transferase superfamily; the encoded protein is MRIRVMSQLQRSLSIELPSLVPLQLPSRMETHLWFIRPDEVKSTSLLKHYSQLLSPTEKEKVLQMRGDELKKNALLARTLVRTTIARYQTNNEVDPKALMFKKNMYGKPEVDWQNYTNCNNPPLHFNISHTDSLIACGVTVHVPVGIDVEDKERKIKHDILAFAERFYSADEVKFLSTLPDPEVQRKEFIKLWTLKEAYVKALGKGFSAAPFNTFTIQSKVGTKGEYNLCKVCFDLNLHSGIE
- a CDS encoding 4'-phosphopantetheinyl transferase superfamily (4'-phosphopantetheinyl transferase superfamily; FUNCTIONS IN: holo-[acyl-carrier-protein] synthase activity, magnesium ion binding, transferase activity; INVOLVED IN: metabolic process, macromolecule biosynthetic process; CONTAINS InterPro DOMAIN/s: 4'-phosphopantetheinyl transferase (InterPro:IPR008278); BEST Arabidopsis thaliana protein match is: 4'-phosphopantetheinyl transferase superfamily (TAIR:AT2G02770.1); Has 1829 Blast hits to 1829 proteins in 719 species: Archae - 8; Bacteria - 1541; Metazoa - 104; Fungi - 20; Plants - 73; Viruses - 0; Other Eukaryotes - 83 (source: NCBI BLink).), encoding MRIRVMSQLQRSLSIELPSLVPLQLPSRMETHLWFIRPDEVKSTSLLKHYSQLLSPTEKEKVLQMRGDELKKNALLARTLVRTTIARCMTNNEVDPKALMFKKNMYGKPEVDWQNYTNCNNPPLHFNISHTDSLIACGVTVHVPVGIDVEDKERKIKHDILAFAERFYSADEVKFLSTLPDPEVQRKEFIKLWTLKEAYVKALGKGFSAAPFNTFTIQSKVGTKGEYNLCKVCFDLNLHSGIE